One window from the genome of Bacillus rossius redtenbacheri isolate Brsri chromosome 10, Brsri_v3, whole genome shotgun sequence encodes:
- the LOC134536287 gene encoding polyribonucleotide nucleotidyltransferase 1, mitochondrial — MAAPLRRLSGKRTKLPDSINLRNTSYFRRLCDAALRNFSDNVSRVPEVDIHFSNGRVLRLSTGKYARFADGCAVAELGDTSVMVTAVSKAKPSPAQFLPLVVDYRQKAAAAGRIPTNFLRRELGPTEREVLAGRLVDRSLRPLFPEGYCHETQVVCNLLAVDGVHDPEVASVNAASAALSLSDIPWNGPVGAVRVGLVAGEVVVNPTRREQAESTLNLLVTAARHSLVVMLEGSAENVLQQDLLKSIKAGVKECQAVVQAIQQLQRHYGKAKRAVDPAPGPSEDLVRAVRSLCEMRLREVFRDRSHDKLSRDAAVQAIRTDVLDKLSKGFEEPVDANVVSTVFGQICKETFRSMIFEENIRCDGRTASELRSVSCQVDLYRPLHGSALFQRGQTQVLCTVALDSPDSALKLDPVTVLTSGLKEKNFFLHYEFPPYATKEIGRSGPTGRRELGHGALAEKALRPIVPKDFPFTIRLTSEVLESNGSSSMATVCGGSLALMDAGVPVSQAAAGVAVGLVSRYEGSDTKHLGDYRLLTDILGIEDYMGDMDFKLAGTKKGITALQADVKVPGLPLKVVMEAVLQATEAKSALIDIMNDTLSKPRKQKDNWPVIEKLEVPPNKRGRFVGPGGSNLRRLMVETGVQVSQAEETTFTVFAPCRSAMEEAKELMEQWLASEREPELEFGAVYTAKVVEVRDIGVMVTLYPSMPPTLLHNSQLDQRKVSHPSALGLQAGSEMQVKYFGRDPVSGMMRLSRKVLQSPASAAVRDLTGAS, encoded by the exons atggcggcgcCCTTGAGGAGGCTAAGTGGGAAACGTACTAAATTACCAGATAGCATAAACTTAAGAAACACCAGTTATTTTCGACGATTATGTGATGCAGCATTGAGAAATTTCAGTGATAACGTGTCAAGAGTACCAGAAGTAGATATACATTTTTCTAATGG GCGTGTCCTGAGGTTGTCGACGGGCAAGTACGCCAGGTTCGCGGACGGCTGCGCTGTCGCGGAGCTGGGAGACACCTCCGTCATGGTCACGGCGGTCAGCAAGGCCAAGCCATCGCCCGCCCAGTTCCTGCCGCTCGTGGTGGACTACCGGCAGAAGGCGGCCGCGGCGGGGCGCATCCCCACCAACTTCCTGCGGCGCGAGCTGGGCCCCACGGAGCGGGAGGTCCTGGCCGGCCGGCTGGTGGACCGCTCGCTGCGCCCGCTCTTCCCCGAGGGCTACTGCCACGAGACGCAGGTGGTGTGCAACTTGCTGGCCGTCGACGGGGTCCACGACCCGGAGGTGGCGAGCGTCAACGCGGCCTCCGCCGCGCTGTCCCTGTCGGACATCCCCTGGAATGGGCCGGTGGGCGCGGTGCGGGTGGGGCTGGTGGCCGGCGAGGTGGTGGTGAACCCCACGAGGAGGGAGCAGGCGGAGAGCACCCTGAACCTGCTGGTGACCGCGGCGAGGCACAGCCTGGTGGTGATGCTGGAGGGCAGTGCGGAGAACGTGCTGCAGCAGGACCTGCTCAAGTCCATCAAGGCGGGTGTGAAGGAGTGCCAGGCCGTCGTGCAGGCCATACAGCAGCTGCAGAGGCACTACGGCAAGGCCAAGCGCGCGGTGGACCCCGCCCCGGGCCCGAGCGAGGACCTGGTCCGAGCCGTGAGGAGCCTCTGCGAGATGCGGCTGAGGGAGGTGTTCCGCGACCGCTCGCACGACAAGCTGTCCCGGGACGCCGCCGTGCAGGCCATCCGCACGGACGTGCTGGACAAACTCAGCAAGGGCTTCGAGGAACCTGTTGATGCCAACGTGGTTTCCACAGTGTTCGGTCAGATTTGCAAAGAGACGTTTCGCTCCATGATCTTTGAAGAAAATATTAG GTGCGACGGGCGGACGGCCAGCGAGCTGCGCAGCGTCTCGTGCCAGGTGGACCTGTACCGCCCCCTGCACGGCTCGGCACTGTTCCAGCGCGGCCAGACGCAGGTGCTGTGCACGGTGGCGCTCGACTCCCCCGACTCGGCCCTGAAGCTGGACCCCGTCACCGTCCTCACCAG TGGCCTGAAAGAGAAGAACTTCTTCCTGCACTACGAGTTCCCCCCGTACGCGACGAAGGAGATTGGCCGGTCGGGCCCCACGGGCCGGCGGGAGCTGGGGCACGGGGCGCTGGCCGAGAAGGCCTTGCGACCAATCGTGCCCAAGGACTTCCCGTTCACCATCCGGCTCACGTCCGAGGTGCTGGAGTCCAACG GCTCGTCGTCCATGGCGACCGTGTGCGGGGGCAGCCTGGCGCTGATGGACGCGGGGGTCCCCGTCTCGCAGGCCGCCGCGGGCGTGGCCGTGGGGCTGGTCAGTCGCTACGAGGGCAGCGACACCAAGCACCTGGGGGACTACCGCCTGCTCACCGACATCCTG GGCATAGAGGACTACATGGGGGACATGGACTTCAAGCTGGCCGGCACCAAGAAGGGCATCACGGCCCTGCAGGCGGACGTCAAGGTCCCGGGGCTGCCCCTCAAGGTCGTGATGGAGGCCGTGCTGCAGGCCACCGAGGCCAAGTCTGCCCTCATCGACATCATGAACGACACGCTCAGCAAGCCCAG GAAGCAGAAGGACAACTGGCCGGTGATCGAGAAGCTGGAGGTGCCCCCCAACAAGCGCGGCCGCTTCGTGGGTCCGGGCGGCAGCAACCTGAGGCGGCTCATGGTCGAGACCGGAGTGCAG GTGTCGCAGGCGGAGGAGACCACGTTCACGGTGTTCGCGCCGTGCCGGAGCGCGATGGAGGAGGCCAAGGAGCTGATGGAGCAGTGGCTGGCCTCGGAGCGGGAGCCCGAGCTGGAGTTCGGAGCCGTGTACACGGCGAAGGTGGTGGAGGTGCGAGACATCGGGGTCATGGTGACCCTCTACCCCTCCATGCCCCCCACGCTGCTGCACAACTCCCAGCTGGACCAGCGCAAG GTGAGCCACCCCAGCGCGCTCGGACTGCAGGCGGGCAGCGAGATGCAGGTGAAGTACTTCGGCCGGGACCCCGTGTCGGGCATGATGCGGCTGTCCAGGAAGGTCCTGCAGAGCCCCGCCTCCGCGGCGGTGCGAGACCTCACCGGCGCCAGCTAG
- the LOC134535670 gene encoding histone-lysine N-methyltransferase 2A-like, with the protein MLYRIVAVAALVAVQAAASRGLCYGWRHPAPWGWHWGWQHQPGPEAGGGDDVRAPGDPAAPPEAAAASSSSTAEAGSSADTAPGEVADVTASSSSSSAASAADGPAGASAASSSSASSSAAEAPDDVARPFHGHPWWHPARQDASCSAAEVFPGHLCGGCGYPWVPAWPFPWLGAGVVAW; encoded by the exons ATGCTCTACAGA ATCGTCGCAGTGGCTGCGCTCGTAGCGGTCCAGGCTGCGGCCAGCCGCGGGCTGTGCTACGGCTGGAGGCACCCCGCGCCCTGGGGGTGGCACTGGGGGTGGCAGCACCAGCCCGGGCCGGAGGCCGGCGGCGGCGACGATGTGAGGGCCCCCGGAGACCCCGCCGCGCCGCCAGAAGCTGCCGCGGCCTCTTCGTCCAGCACGGCGGAGGCCGGCTCCAGCGCCGACACTGCGCCGGGAGAGGTCGCCGACGTGACTGCGTCGTCCTCCAGCTCCTCCGCCGCCAGCGCCGCTGACGGACCCGCCGGCGCGTCTGCCGCCAGCTCTTCTTCTGCGTCTTCCTCCGCAGCCGAGGCTCCCGACGACGTGGCTCGTCCCTTTCACGGCCATCCGTGGTGGCACCCCGCCCGCCAGGACGCCAGTTGCTCGGCCGCCGAGGTCTTCCCCGGCCACCTGTGCGGGGGCTGCGGCTACCCCTGGGTCCCCGCCTGGCCGTTCCCGTGGCTCGGGGCGGGCGTCGTGGCGTGGTGA